A single genomic interval of Desulfovibrio sp. JC022 harbors:
- a CDS encoding PstS family phosphate ABC transporter substrate-binding protein: protein MKKIIALVAVMVMAFTGSAFAGSIQVKGSTTVLPLMQKAAEAFMKANPNVSISISGGGSSNGAKALIDGTTDVAMMSRDMKGGEIQKATDNGRKPYQFIVALDCIVPVVNPGNPVSKLSKDQLWGIYTGKIKNWKEVGGEDAKIVVISRDTSSGTYDCWKSKVMKKDGKKHRVFPGALLQASNGAVAQAVSKNKKAIGYVGLAYLNKELKGVVVNGVGASVATAKDGSYPISRGLNLYTPGTPSGETKALLDYMMSPAGQKLAADTGFIPVK from the coding sequence AAAAAAATTATTGCTCTCGTTGCTGTAATGGTAATGGCTTTTACAGGTTCCGCATTTGCAGGTTCCATTCAGGTTAAAGGTTCCACCACTGTTCTGCCGCTTATGCAGAAAGCTGCTGAAGCTTTCATGAAGGCCAACCCCAATGTTTCCATTTCTATTTCCGGTGGCGGCTCTTCCAACGGTGCTAAGGCTCTGATCGACGGCACTACCGATGTTGCCATGATGTCCCGCGACATGAAGGGCGGCGAAATTCAGAAAGCCACCGACAACGGACGCAAGCCTTACCAGTTCATCGTTGCACTTGACTGCATCGTTCCGGTTGTAAATCCCGGCAACCCCGTTTCCAAGCTCAGCAAAGATCAGCTTTGGGGCATCTACACCGGTAAAATCAAAAACTGGAAAGAAGTGGGTGGCGAAGATGCAAAGATCGTTGTTATCTCCCGCGACACTTCCTCCGGTACCTACGATTGCTGGAAGAGCAAGGTAATGAAGAAAGACGGCAAGAAACACCGCGTATTCCCCGGCGCTCTGCTGCAGGCTTCCAACGGTGCTGTTGCACAGGCTGTTTCCAAGAATAAAAAAGCCATCGGCTACGTTGGCCTTGCCTACTTGAACAAGGAACTCAAGGGCGTAGTTGTAAACGGCGTGGGTGCTTCCGTCGCCACTGCCAAAGACGGTTCCTACCCCATCTCCCGTGGTCTGAACCTCTACACTCCCGGCACTCCCAGCGGTGAAACCAAAGCTCTTCTCGATTACATGATGAGCCCCGCAGGCCAGAAGCTTGCTGCTGACACCGGTTTCATTCCCGTAAAATAG
- the pstA gene encoding phosphate ABC transporter permease PstA, producing the protein METGSNNYSMREKIQKVIFLLFKCAAAVNGLALLIIVGFVLYYGLPAISWEFLTENPRDSMTAGGIFPCIVGTIVLSYGALMIALPWGIATAIYLNEYATSPRLVRIIRLGINNLAGVPSVVFGLFGLSLFVTVMGMGVSIMAGVCTLGALALPLVIGASEEALRSVPQTYREASLGLGATKWQTIYKVVLPAALPGMLTGAILTLSRAAGETAAIMFTAAVFFTPEMPESLFDDVMALPYHIYVLATAGTEIEKTRHIQYGTSLVLITLVLSMNMLAIFIRAKMQRKGNK; encoded by the coding sequence ATGGAAACGGGCAGTAATAATTATTCAATGCGTGAGAAGATTCAGAAGGTGATCTTCCTGCTTTTCAAATGTGCTGCGGCTGTTAATGGTCTTGCGCTGCTGATTATTGTTGGATTTGTTCTTTATTACGGACTTCCAGCCATAAGCTGGGAGTTTCTAACTGAAAATCCTCGCGATTCCATGACCGCAGGCGGAATCTTCCCCTGCATTGTGGGAACCATAGTGCTCAGCTACGGGGCCTTGATGATCGCCCTGCCGTGGGGCATTGCCACTGCCATTTATCTCAACGAATATGCTACATCTCCCAGACTGGTGCGCATTATTCGTCTTGGTATCAATAATCTTGCAGGCGTTCCGTCCGTTGTCTTCGGGTTATTCGGACTTTCCCTATTCGTTACCGTTATGGGTATGGGTGTAAGCATCATGGCTGGGGTCTGCACTCTCGGCGCGCTGGCTCTTCCTCTAGTTATCGGCGCATCTGAAGAGGCACTTCGTTCCGTCCCTCAGACCTACCGCGAAGCTTCTCTAGGACTCGGGGCCACCAAATGGCAGACCATCTATAAGGTCGTGCTTCCCGCTGCTCTGCCCGGAATGCTGACCGGGGCTATCCTGACTCTTTCAAGGGCGGCCGGGGAAACCGCAGCGATCATGTTTACCGCAGCCGTCTTCTTCACCCCGGAAATGCCGGAATCCCTGTTTGATGATGTTATGGCACTTCCTTACCACATCTATGTTCTGGCAACTGCCGGTACTGAAATCGAAAAAACAAGGCATATCCAGTACGGCACCTCCCTCGTACTGATCACCCTTGTTCTGAGTATGAATATGCTGGCTATTTTCATCAGGGCAAAGATGCAGAGAAAAGGCAACAAGTAA
- the pstC gene encoding phosphate ABC transporter permease subunit PstC: MSLSRRTTERIIHSAFLITAFTSILVLFLIMMFLFVEGLPIFKHVSVSDFIFGHEWYPTDEDDPAFGIWPLIVGSGAVTLVSSIIAIPLGVMTAIYLAEIAPLRVRNIIKPAVEMLAALPSVVIGFFGMVVVAPFLQNTFDIAVGLNLFNASVMLAFMAVPTITSISEDAIYSVPPELKEASLALGATHWQSIYKVIVPASLSGISTGVILGMARSIGETMVVLMVAGGAGLLPTSIFDPVRPMPASIAAEMGEAPFHSDHYYALFAIGMVLFLFTMAFNLIADYVAHKYKQVGSASL, from the coding sequence ATTTCGCTCAGCAGGCGTACCACCGAGCGCATCATCCATTCAGCCTTCCTGATTACCGCGTTTACCTCGATTCTGGTGCTCTTCCTGATCATGATGTTTCTCTTTGTGGAAGGTCTACCTATATTCAAGCATGTTTCTGTCAGTGACTTTATTTTCGGTCATGAATGGTATCCCACCGATGAGGATGATCCTGCTTTCGGAATCTGGCCGCTTATTGTCGGTTCCGGCGCGGTGACACTTGTTTCGTCCATTATCGCCATTCCCCTCGGTGTGATGACCGCCATCTACCTTGCTGAAATCGCCCCTTTAAGAGTCCGTAATATCATCAAGCCCGCAGTTGAGATGCTGGCGGCCCTGCCCTCGGTTGTTATCGGTTTTTTCGGTATGGTTGTGGTTGCTCCTTTTCTGCAGAATACCTTTGATATCGCGGTGGGCCTGAACCTTTTCAATGCTTCGGTTATGCTGGCTTTCATGGCGGTCCCGACCATCACCAGTATTTCTGAAGATGCCATTTATTCCGTACCCCCGGAACTCAAGGAAGCTTCCCTCGCTCTCGGTGCCACCCACTGGCAGTCCATATATAAGGTTATCGTTCCCGCTTCCCTGTCCGGGATTTCTACCGGGGTTATCCTCGGCATGGCCCGTTCAATCGGCGAAACCATGGTTGTACTTATGGTTGCAGGTGGCGCAGGGCTGCTGCCCACATCAATCTTTGATCCGGTCCGGCCCATGCCCGCCTCAATCGCCGCTGAAATGGGAGAAGCTCCGTTTCACAGTGATCACTATTACGCGCTCTTCGCAATCGGCATGGTGCTTTTTCTGTTCACTATGGCGTTTAACCTCATTGCGGATTACGTGGCCCATAAATACAAACAGGTCGGTTCCGCCTCCTTGTAA